From Ipomoea triloba cultivar NCNSP0323 chromosome 5, ASM357664v1, the proteins below share one genomic window:
- the LOC116019915 gene encoding AUGMIN subunit 5: protein MQSSTSSTVAQPEAILEWLQKEIGYRPLGPYTASSKAAAMPTADSLRKICRGNMIPVWNFLLKRVKSEKTVENIRRNILVHGGDDGAGGSSSSASADSAKVVEKSRGRRKEKSGAGKESSSLGAGAGLGSAENSKEIALQERDLAEKEVERLRQMVRRQRKELKARMLEVSREETERKRVLDERFNYRHKQVMLEAYDQQGNEAAKIFAEYHKRLRYYVNQARDAQRSNVDSSDEMVTTFQLNNEKESVYSTVKGTKAADDVILIETTWERNIRKACEALAVQMAEKIRISFPAYEGNGIHLSPQVEVAKLGIDFDGDVPDEVKDAIVCCLKNPPQLIRAITAYSQRLKALISREIEKIDPRSDAEMLRYKYENNRVMDASTSDVNSPLQYQLYGNGKIGGDAPSRGNQNQLLERQKAHVQQFVATEDELNKAAEARKTSQKLLQRLQGTGDTMSSNTLGIGATSQNMGSLRQLELEVWAKEREAAGLQASVNTLMSEIQRLNKLCAERKEAEDSLRKKWKKIEEFDARRSELESIYNALLKASMDAASYWSQQPVVTKEYAASTIIPSCNIVVDLSSKAKDLIEKEVSAFYQTPDNTLYMLPSTPQALLECFGSSGSTGPEAVVAAERTAAVLTAKAGARDPSAIPSICRISAALQSAAGSDVALASVLESMEFCIKLRGSEACILEDLEKAINLVHARRDLFESARALLDHAYRAQHEYDRTTNYSLNLAAEQEKTITEKWLPELRNAVINSQKFLEDCKYVWGLLDEWWEQPASTVVDWVTVDGQNVAAWSNHVKQLLTFYDKELL from the exons ATGCAGAGTTCAACTAGCTCGACTGTGGCTCAGCCGGAGGCAATATTGGAATGGCTTCAGAAAGAGATCGGATACCGGCCGCTGGGTCCATACACTGCATCCAGCAAAGCGGCAGCTATGCCGACGGCGGATTCGCTCAGGAAGATTTGCCGTGGTAACATGATCCCCGTGTGGAACTTTCTGTTGAAGAGGGTGAAATCCGAGAAGACGGTGGAGAACATTCGCCGGAATATCCTTGTTCACGGTGGAGATGATGGAGCTGGTGGTAGTAGTAGTAGCGCCAGTGCTGATTCGGCCAAGGTGGTGGAGAAGAGTAGAGGGAGGAGGAAGGAGAAGTCCGGTGCGGGGAAGGAGAGTTCGAGCCTGGGAGCGGGGGCAGGATTAGGTTCTGCTGAGAATAGTAAAGAGATTGCTTTGCAGGAGAGAGACTTGGCTGAGAAGGAGGTGGAGAGGCTGAGGCAAATGGTGAGGCGGCAGCGGAAGGAGTTGAAAGCCAGGATGCTGGAGGTTTCAAGAGAGGAGACAGAGCGCAAACGAGTGCTTGATGAAAGATTTAACTACAG GCACAAACAAGTAATGCTGGAAGCCTATGATCAGCAGGGCAATGAAGCAGCAAAAATTTTTGCAGAGTACCACAAACGCCTCCGTTACTATGTTAATCAAGCAAGGGATGCCCAGAGGTCAAATGTTGATTCCTCTGATGAGATGGTCACTACTTTTCAGCTTAACAATGAAAAAGAGTCTGTTTATTCAACTGTTAAAGGAACTAAAGCTGCAGATGATGTAATTCTCATTGAAACTACCTGGGAAAGAAATATCCGGAAAGCTTGTGAAGCTCTGGCAGTGCAGATGGCAGAAAAGATCCGCATCTCTTTTCCAGCTTATGAAGGAAATGGAATCCACTTAAGTCCTCAGGTAGAGGTAGCAAAATTGGGTATTGATTTTGATGGGGATGTACCTGATGAGGTTAAGGATGCTATAGTCTGTTGCTTAAAAAACCCTCCTCAATTGATTCGTGCAATCACTGCATACTCCCAAAGGCTTAAAGCTCTGATTTCCAGGGAAATCGAAAAAATTGATCCCAGATCTGATGCAGAAATGCTAAG ATACAAGTATGAAAATAACAGAGTAATGGATGCTTCAACTTCTGATGTTAACTCACCATTACAATACCAGCTTTATGGTAATGGAAAAATTGGAGGTGATGCCCCTTCAAGGGGTAACCAAAATCAACTCCTTGAGAGACAG AAAGCACATGTTCAGCAATTTGTGGCTACTGAAGATGAATTAAACAAAGCTGCAGAAGCTAGAAAGACAAGTCAAAAGCTTTTGCAGCGCCTTCAAGGAACTGGAGATACAATGTCTTCTAACACACTAGGTATTGGTGCTACGTCACAGAATATGGGCAGTCTCAGGCAACTAGAG CTTGAGGTTTGGGCAAAGGAAAGAGAAGCTGCTGGATTACAAGCTAGTGTGAATACATTGATGTCTGAGATacaaagattaaataaattgtgtGCAGAGAGAAAGGAAGCTGAAGATTCCCTaagaaagaaatggaaaaagaTTGAAGAATTTGATGCTAGGAGATCTGAACTTGAGTCCATCTACAATGCTTTACTTAAAGCTAGCATG GATGCTGCATCGTATTGGAGCCAGCAGCCAGTGGTAACGAAGGAGTATGCAGCAAGCACTATTATCCCTTCATGCAATATTGTTGTGGACTTATCAAGCAAAGCAAAGGATCTTATTGAGAAAGAAGTTTCTGCTTTCTATCAAACTCCTGATAATACCCTTTACATGCTTCCATCAACACCCCAG GCACTATTGGAGTGTTTTGGTTCCAGTGGATCTACAGGACCAGAAGCTGTGGTTGCTGCTGAAAGGACTGCTGCTGTTTTGACAGCCAAAGCCGGTGCAAGAGATCCATCTGCAATTCCATCTATATGCCGCATTTCTGCTGCACTCCAATCTGCTGCAG GTTCTGATGTCGCTCTAGCATCAGTTTTGGAGTCCATGGAATTTTGCATTAAGCTTCGGGGTTCCGAGGCTTGCATACTGGAAGATTTGGAGAAGGCAATCAATTTGGTCCATGCACGTCGGGATCTCTTTGAGAGTGCCCGTGCATTGTTAGATCATGCTTACCGTGCACAGCATGAATATGACAG GACAACAAATTACTCTCTAAATCTGGCTGCTGAACAAGAGAAAACTATTACTGAGAAATGGCTACCTGAACTGAGGAATGCAGTTATTAATTCTCAAAAGTTCCTGGAGGACTGCAAATATGTTTGGGGATTG TTAGATGAATGGTGGGAGCAACCAGCATCAACTGTTGTTGACTGGGTAACTGTTGATGGACAAAATGTTGCTGCCTGGAGTAACCATGTGAAACAGCTTCTTACATTTTACGATAAGGAACTTTTGTAA
- the LOC116021234 gene encoding proline-rich extensin-like protein EPR1, translating to MSWLGITFLLCFVLNGFTEARHYPPAAVLVGTVYCDTCFHRDFSEASHFISGASVAVECGHSRNGPSFRKEVKTDDHGEFRVHLPFSVSKHVKKIKGCSVKLINSSEPFCAVASSATSSSIHLKERKEGKHIFSAGFFTFKPLNQPELCNQKPSIHGGFKKINSADSPITDPNNPAFLPPIRDPPPAATPLLPPVTGVPQLPVQLPLPPIGIQIGNPLNPPAVRQEATFSEHPKIKSKYLNPDDPSFFPPIQEAPPGLLPPIIPGGIIPPLPELPPLLPSIPGLPLFPPESKKPKKPNKLATESQVTDEKIAQPRFFAPVGGLPPNPLLPPPSVLPPNPLLPPPSVLPPNPFLPPRSVLPPNPLLPPPSVVSPNPLQPPTSTPSLTPSPPSLLPPLFQSPPPSAQPPVPLLPSPSFPTPIPRFPFQPTPLFPGDPPAATSTKKSSP from the exons atgagTTGGCTCGGGATCACATTCCTGCTATGTTTTGTACTAAATGGCTTCACAGAAGCAAGGCATTACCCACCTGCAGCAGTACTTGTTGGCACTGTATACTGTGACACATGCTTCCACCGTGACTTCTCTGAGGCTAGCCATTTCATTTCAG GTGCATCTGTTGCAGTAGAATGTGGACACTCAAGAAATGGGCCAAGCTTCAGAAAGGAAGTGAAAACAGATGATCATGGAGAGTTCAGGGTGCACTTACCTTTCTCAGTCAGCAAACATGTCAAGAAAATCAAGGGCTGTTCTGTGAAGCTAATCAACAGCAGTGAACCATTCTGTGCTGTGGCTTCTTCTGCAACTTCATCTTCCATCCATCTCAAGgaaaggaaggaagggaaacaTATATTTTCTGCTGGGTTTTTCACGTTCAAGCCTCTTAATCAGCCAGAACTCTGCAACCAAAAGCCAAGCATCCATGGGGGTTTCAAGAAAATCAACAGTGCAGACTCTCCGATAACAGATCCTAATAATCCTGCATTTCTGCCTCCCATTCGAGATCCACCACCAGCTGCGACTCCACTCCTTCCGCCTGTTACCGGAGTGCCACAGCTCCCTGTTCAGCTTCCCTTGCCTCCGATTGGGATTCAGATTGGGAATCCATTGAATCCACCGGCGGTGCGCCAAGAGGCAACGTTTTCTGAGCATCCAAAGATAAAGTCTAAGTATTTAAATCCTGATGATCCCTCATTTTTCCCGCCAATTCAAGAAGCGCCGCCGGGATTGTTACCTCCAATAATACCAGGAGGTATTATTCCGCCATTGCCGGAACTCCCTCCACTCTTGCCGAGCATTCCGGGACTTCCCTTGTTTCCACCAGAATCTAAAAAGCCAAAAAAACCAAATAAGTTAGCAACAGAATCTCAGGTAACAGATGAAAAGATAGCTCAGCCTAGATTTTTCGCTCCGGTAGGCGGTCTGCCTCCAAATCCCTTGCTGCCTCCGCCATCTGTACTTCCTCCAAATCCCTTACTACCTCCGCCATCTGTTCTTCCTCCGAATCCCTTCCTGCCCCCGCGTTCTGTCCTTCCTCCGAATCCATTATTGCCACCGCCTTCTGTAGTTTCCCCCAACCCTTTACAGCCACCAACTTCAACTCCTTCACTCACCCCTTCTCCACCTTCACTTTTACCTCCACTGTTCCAATCACCACCACCTTCAGCACAGCCACCCGTTCCATTGCTGCCATCTCCATCCTTTCCAACTCCTATCCCGCGATTTCCCTTCCAGCCAACACCTCTTTTCCCTGGAGATCCACCAGCTGCCACTTCTACTAAGAAGAGTTCACCATGA
- the LOC116021235 gene encoding U3 small nucleolar ribonucleoprotein protein IMP3, which yields MRKLKFHEKKLVKKANFLEWKREHGHREALVMHRYHVTGRDDYKKYSGLCRMTQKLVNILKQMDARDPFRIEMTDALLEKLYNMGVISERKSLALCDKLSVSSFCRRRLSTILVRLKFAEHLKEAVTYIEQGHIRVGPDTITDPAFLVTRNMEDFITWVDTSKIRRKVLEYNEKLDDYDALNS from the exons ATGAGGAAGCTGAAGTTTCATGAGAAGAAGCTGGTGAAGAAGGCGAACTTTCTAGAATGGAAGAGAGAACATGGCCACCGAGAAGCTCTGGTTATGCATCGCTACCACGTCACAGGAAGAGACGACTACAAGAA GTACTCGGGATTGTGTAGAATGACACAGAAGCTGGTGAATATACTGAAGCAAATGGACGCAAGAGATCCGTTTCGTATTGAAATGACCGATGCCCTTCTCGAAAAGCT GTACAACATGGGTGTGATATCAGAACGGAAAAGTTTAGCATTGTGTGATAAGCTATCAGTGTCATCCTTCTGTAG GCGTAGACTCTCCACTATCTTGGTCAGGCTAAAGTTTGCTGAACACTTGAAGGAAGCTGTCACATATATAGAACAGGGGCATATTCGAGTTGGACCAGATACCATTACTGATCCAGCATTTCTGGTTACAAGAAATATGGAAGACTTTATTACATGGGTGGATACTTCAAAGATAAGAAGAAAGGTCTTAGAGTACAATGAGAAGTTGGATGACTATGATGCTTTGAACTCGTGA
- the LOC116019428 gene encoding transcription factor BIM2-like has translation MLRAAMMNHSDEDYDMEFSSRSVDGSSQKVKVEGMSGDRKANAVRSKHSETEQRRRSKINERFQILRDLIPENDNKRDKASFLLEVIQYIQFLHGRIQMYEGGCQDWSQEPSKLMPWRSSSGAVGHSELIRNGSAHEDNGVVDQKILANTHESIESDPSAEALYKTMDDLQRLTNEAISFGMQMQPSFFEGSSVQLSPGSSSIEHLASQSQLFYWPDEQNETQRAAPGCSQNDQEEPETGGGEAGISNEFSQRLMNTLNQTLASLGVDMLQANVSVQLDIGKHTDTSTGADLTRLSSRTTWDQPHKKLRKEQS, from the exons ATGCTGAGAGCTGCGATGATGAATCACAGCGATGAAGATTATGACATGGAGTTTTCTTCCAGAAGTGTAGATGGCTCTTCCCAGAAAG TTAAAGTAGAGGGGATGAGCGGTGATCGGAAGGCAAATGCCGTCCGGTCCAAGCATTCTGAGACAGAGCAGCGCAGGAGGAGCAAAATCAATGAGAG ATTTCAGATTTTGAGGGATCTCATACCAGAGAATGATAACAAGAGAGACAAAGCTTCATTCTTGTTGGAG GTTATACAGTACATCCAGTTTTTACACGGGAGGATACAAATGTATGAGGGGGGATGCCAAGATTGGAGTCAAGAGCCCTCCAAATTGATGCCATGG AGGAGCTCTTCTGGGGCAGTTGGGCACTCTGAATTGATCAGGAATGGCTCTGCACACGAGGACAATGGTGTTGTGGACCAAAAAATTCTTGCAAATACTCATGAGTCAATAGAATCTGATCCAAGTGCTGAGGCGTTGTATAAAACAATGGATGATCTCCAAAGATTGACCAATGAAGCAATTTCCTTCGGCATGCAGATGCAGCCTAGTTTCTTTGAAGGTTCATCTGTCCAACTTTCACCAGGATCTTCTTCAATTGAGCATTTGGCTTCTCAGtctcaattattttattggCCTGATGAACAAAATGAAACTCAGAGAGCTGCTCCTGGTTGCAGTCAGAATGATCAAGAAGAGCCAGAAACTGGAGGCGGAGAAGCTGGAATCTCAAACGAGTTCTCCCAGAG GTTGATGAATACCCTAAACCAGACATTGGCATCGCTGGGAGTGGATATGTTGCAGGCCAATGTTTCAGTACAACTTGATATTGGCAAACACACTGACACTAGTACTGGAGCCGATCTTACAAGATTAAGCAGCCGCACAACTTGGGACCAACCTCATAAAAAGCTTAGAAAAGAACAAAGTTAA
- the LOC116019391 gene encoding transcription factor BIM2-like isoform X2, producing MLRAAMMNHSDEDYDMEFSSRSVDGSSQKVKVEGMSGDRKANAVRSKHSETEQRRRSKINERFQILRDLIPENDNKRDKASFLLEVIQYIQFLHGRIQMYEGGCQDWSQEPSKLMPWRSSSGAVGHSELIRNGSAHEDNGVVDQKILANTHESIESDPSAEALYKTMDDLQRLTNEAISFGMQMQPSFFEVRMIKKSQKLEAEKLESQTSSPRG from the exons ATGCTGAGAGCTGCGATGATGAATCACAGCGATGAAGATTATGACATGGAGTTTTCTTCCAGAAGTGTAGATGGCTCTTCCCAGAAAG TTAAAGTAGAGGGGATGAGCGGTGATCGGAAGGCAAATGCCGTCCGGTCCAAGCATTCTGAGACAGAGCAGCGCAGGAGGAGCAAAATCAATGAGAG ATTTCAGATTTTGAGGGATCTCATACCAGAGAATGATAACAAGAGAGACAAAGCTTCATTCTTGTTGGAG GTTATACAGTACATCCAGTTTTTACACGGGAGGATACAAATGTATGAGGGGGGATGCCAAGATTGGAGTCAAGAGCCCTCCAAATTGATGCCATGG AGGAGCTCTTCTGGGGCAGTTGGGCACTCTGAATTGATCAGGAATGGCTCTGCACACGAGGACAATGGTGTTGTGGACCAAAAAATTCTTGCAAATACTCATGAGTCAATAGAATCTGATCCAAGTGCTGAGGCGTTGTATAAAACAATGGATGATCTCCAAAGATTGACCAATGAAGCAATTTCCTTCGGCATGCAGATGCAGCCTAGTTTCTTTGAAG TCAGAATGATCAAGAAGAGCCAGAAACTGGAGGCGGAGAAGCTGGAATCTCAAACGAGTTCTCCCAGAG GTTGA
- the LOC116020448 gene encoding uncharacterized protein LOC116020448, which translates to MSNLEFVGLDISGKNYLSCALDVEMHLNAKGLGETVKENNDASIQDRAKAMIFIRHHLDQGLKDEYLIVKEPLELWKMLKERYDHQRTVILPKARYDWIHLRLQDFKTVSEYNSAMFKISSQLLLCGEKITDEDMLEKTFSTFHASNIVLQQQYREKGFSKYSQLISCLLVAEQNNELLMKNHETRPTGSIPFPEANGVSYNNENTRGRGRGRGRGRGRGHGRNHGYNPGHGQNRHGGYNFKNKSYHRKWENNGAKHDKEKHGNPPKNVENTCYRCCMTGHWEHTCRTARHLVDLYQASLKEKGKNIESNNVLVNDDFDITHLDVEDYLGPIEKKD; encoded by the coding sequence atgtcaaatctTGAATTTGTTGGACTTGATATATCTGGGAAAAATTATCTATCATGTGCATTGGATGTTGAAATGCATCTAAATGCAAAGGGTCTTGGTGAAACTGTTAAAGAGAATAATGATGCCTCGATACAAGATCGGGCAAAGGCGATGATTTTCATACGCCATCACCTTGACCAAGGGTTGAAAGATGAATATCTCATAGTGAAAGAGCCGCTTGAGCTCTGGAAAATGTTGAAAGAGAGATATGATCATCAGAGAACAGTAATTCTCCCAAAGGCCCGATATGATTGGATTCACTTGCGATTGCAAGATTTCAAAACTGTGAGCGAATATAATTCTGCTATGTTCAAAATCAGCTCTCAGTTGTTATTATGTGGAGAAAAAATTACTGATGAGGATATGCTTGAGAAAACCTTCTCTACTTTTCATGCATCCAATATTGTGCTTCAACAGCAATATAGAGAAAAGGGTTTTTCCAAATATTCTCAATTAATTTCATGTCTCCTTGTGGCTGAACAAAACAATGAGCTGTTGATGAAAAACCACGAGACACGACCTACTGGTTCTATCCCATTTCCTGAGGCCAATGGTGTGTCATATAACAATGAAAATACAAGAGGCCGTGGTCGTGGTCGTGGTCGTGGCCGTGGCCGTGGTCATGGACGAAACCATGGTTATAATCCCGGTCATGGACAAAATCGTCATGGTGGTTataatttcaaaaacaaaagttACCACCGAAAATGGGAAAATAATGGTGCAAAACATGACAAGGAAAAGCATGGAAATCCtcccaaaaatgttgaaaacaCATGTTATCGTTGTTGTATGACTGGCCATTGGGAGCACACTTGTCGTACTGCAAGGCACCTTGTGGATCTCTATCAAGCATCCCTGAAAGAGAAAGGAAAGAATATAGAATCCAACAATGTTCTTGTGAATGACGATTTTGACATCACACATTTGGATGTGGAAGACTACCTTGGGCCAATAGAGAAGAAAGATTGA